In Corallococcus macrosporus, the following are encoded in one genomic region:
- the xdhC gene encoding xanthine dehydrogenase accessory protein XdhC, with the protein MWNWVHQLAEWAREDTPFAVVTVTECKGSTPAPPGAKLLVRADGSFHGTIGGGHLEQLVLQDARACLAQGEARTFRYPLGAKLGQCCGGVVDVFVEPVNHGPQLYLFGAGHVGQALCRILEGTPFRVHLVDERAEWVQSPLVPASVVRHEEPWDDFASRAAWDDARTYVAVMTHRHDVDQDIIAFAIQKPARYIGLIGSDTKWARFRQRLEAKGMPARQVGRVQCPMGLPIGGKSPQEVAVSIAAGLLQLHHGLAPGLAQEAGAQSQPAPLLSSEE; encoded by the coding sequence ATGTGGAACTGGGTTCACCAGCTGGCGGAGTGGGCGCGGGAGGACACGCCGTTCGCCGTCGTGACGGTGACGGAGTGCAAGGGCAGCACGCCCGCGCCCCCCGGCGCGAAGCTGCTGGTGCGCGCGGACGGCTCCTTCCACGGCACCATCGGCGGCGGCCACCTGGAGCAGCTGGTCCTCCAGGACGCCCGCGCCTGTCTGGCCCAAGGGGAGGCGCGCACGTTCCGCTATCCCCTGGGCGCGAAGCTGGGCCAGTGCTGTGGAGGGGTCGTGGACGTCTTCGTCGAGCCCGTCAACCACGGGCCCCAGTTGTACCTCTTTGGCGCCGGCCACGTGGGCCAGGCGCTGTGCCGCATCCTGGAGGGCACCCCGTTCCGCGTGCACCTGGTGGACGAGCGCGCCGAGTGGGTCCAGTCCCCACTGGTGCCCGCCTCCGTGGTCCGCCACGAGGAGCCCTGGGACGACTTCGCGTCGCGCGCGGCCTGGGATGACGCGCGCACCTACGTGGCGGTGATGACGCACCGGCACGACGTGGATCAGGACATCATCGCCTTCGCCATCCAGAAGCCGGCCCGTTACATCGGCCTCATCGGCAGCGATACGAAGTGGGCCCGCTTCCGGCAGCGGCTGGAGGCGAAGGGGATGCCCGCCCGGCAGGTGGGCCGCGTCCAGTGCCCCATGGGGCTGCCCATCGGTGGAAAGTCACCGCAGGAGGTGGCCGTGAGCATCGCCGCCGGGCTGCTCCAGCTCCACCATGGGCTGGCCCCGGGACTGGCCCAGGAGGCAGGCGCTCAGTCACAGCCCGCGCCCCTGCTATCCTCCGAGGAATGA
- a CDS encoding M4 family metallopeptidase: protein MTRKTRWLLAGLTFTLSACGAEGPDADVPAAPAEARPGDLKAALGALPGAQVLGVHEDGVPGFLQGELGSAGRPIPGASAWQAHALVEPTLLRVLPAFRLTAKDVVPQRIQRDELGHTHLRYGQTKDGLPVVNEELILHLDAQGRVYAVNSSARDGEPVPAPARISPEAASEAALAASAGGIAESVREVFVRPAPEAALVRAFEVVVSGRHEDGLPLRDRVYVSAADGHEVLRTPEIHTARNRKVCSVGGATNGWCRLEGQLPTGDTGIDKTYDNLGLFYDCFQQNFGRDSYNNAGGQLLARVHYGTNYANAYFDGTALVCGDGSLPQFGPPCGDPDIVVHEYTHAVTDSTSDLIYSGQSGALNESLSDIFAATCTSWATGTWSTAASVWQLGETAWTPSTPGDALRYMNDPALDGASLDWAPDVTGTTDVHYGSGVPNLAFKLLSTGGVHPRGKSTVNVPAIGVQAAAKIFYYANANLFTSSTTLAAAKTATRQAAAILGYPTATQNAVDAAWEAVGVGVATPPPTCTLLPNNTTVSLLSGAAGSQQYFCFDVPANTASTVSTTSGTGDVDLYTRFGAAPTTTAYNCRPYLGGNSETCNLGAQATAGRQWILLRGFSAYSGVSLSVHY, encoded by the coding sequence ATGACGCGCAAGACACGCTGGCTCCTCGCCGGCCTGACGTTCACGCTGTCCGCCTGTGGCGCGGAAGGTCCCGACGCGGACGTGCCGGCCGCTCCGGCCGAGGCCCGCCCGGGCGACCTGAAGGCGGCGCTGGGCGCGTTGCCTGGCGCGCAGGTGCTGGGAGTGCACGAGGACGGCGTTCCCGGGTTCCTCCAGGGCGAGCTGGGGAGCGCGGGCCGGCCCATCCCCGGTGCCAGCGCCTGGCAGGCGCACGCGCTCGTGGAGCCCACCCTGCTGCGCGTGCTGCCCGCCTTCCGGCTGACGGCGAAGGACGTGGTGCCCCAGCGCATCCAGCGGGATGAGCTGGGCCACACGCACCTGCGCTATGGGCAGACGAAGGACGGCCTGCCGGTGGTGAACGAGGAGCTCATCCTCCACCTGGATGCGCAGGGCCGGGTCTACGCGGTGAACAGCAGCGCGCGCGACGGCGAGCCCGTACCCGCCCCCGCCCGCATCAGTCCCGAGGCCGCGAGCGAGGCGGCGCTGGCGGCGTCCGCGGGCGGCATCGCGGAGTCGGTCCGGGAGGTGTTCGTCCGCCCGGCGCCGGAAGCGGCCCTGGTCCGCGCCTTCGAGGTGGTGGTGTCCGGCCGGCACGAGGACGGCCTGCCGCTGCGCGACCGCGTCTACGTGAGCGCGGCGGACGGCCACGAGGTGCTGCGCACGCCGGAAATCCATACCGCGCGCAACCGCAAGGTCTGCTCGGTGGGCGGCGCGACCAACGGCTGGTGCCGGCTGGAGGGCCAGTTGCCCACGGGCGACACGGGCATCGACAAGACGTACGACAACCTGGGCCTCTTCTACGATTGCTTCCAGCAGAACTTCGGCCGCGACTCGTACAACAACGCGGGAGGCCAGCTGCTGGCGCGGGTGCACTACGGCACCAACTACGCGAACGCGTACTTCGATGGCACGGCCCTGGTGTGCGGCGACGGCAGCCTGCCCCAGTTCGGGCCGCCGTGCGGGGACCCGGACATCGTCGTGCACGAGTACACGCACGCCGTCACGGACAGCACGTCCGACCTCATCTACAGCGGCCAGTCCGGCGCGCTGAACGAGTCCCTGTCGGACATCTTCGCCGCCACCTGTACCAGCTGGGCCACCGGCACCTGGAGCACCGCCGCGTCCGTCTGGCAGCTGGGTGAGACGGCCTGGACGCCGAGCACGCCCGGGGATGCGCTGCGCTACATGAACGACCCCGCGCTGGATGGCGCGTCCCTGGACTGGGCCCCGGACGTGACGGGCACCACGGACGTCCACTACGGCTCCGGCGTGCCCAACCTGGCGTTCAAGCTGCTGTCCACCGGCGGCGTGCACCCGCGCGGCAAGTCGACCGTGAACGTGCCGGCCATCGGCGTGCAGGCCGCGGCCAAGATTTTCTATTACGCCAACGCCAACCTCTTCACCTCCAGCACCACGCTGGCCGCGGCGAAGACGGCGACGCGGCAGGCGGCGGCCATCCTGGGCTACCCCACCGCCACCCAGAACGCGGTGGACGCGGCGTGGGAAGCGGTGGGCGTGGGCGTGGCGACGCCGCCTCCCACCTGCACCCTGCTGCCCAACAACACCACGGTGTCGCTGCTCTCCGGCGCGGCCGGGTCGCAGCAGTACTTCTGCTTCGACGTGCCGGCGAACACGGCCTCCACGGTGTCCACCACCAGCGGCACCGGGGACGTGGACCTCTACACGCGCTTTGGCGCCGCGCCCACGACGACCGCGTACAACTGCCGCCCCTACCTGGGAGGCAACAGCGAGACGTGCAACCTGGGCGCGCAGGCCACCGCTGGCCGCCAGTGGATTCTGCTCCGGGGCTTCAGCGCCTACAGCGGCGTGAGCCTGTCCGTGCACTACTGA
- a CDS encoding DUF2383 domain-containing protein yields MANAAAELETLNSFLRGEISAVETYRLASKHIETEVARTEVEACLHDHEKRVEALKERIEKLGGEPAKGSGPWGLFAKAVQAGADLLGEKRAIDALEEGEDHGLKDYTRDVDKLHGEARTFVRQQLLPSQKQTHARLSALKKNPTLH; encoded by the coding sequence ATGGCCAATGCCGCCGCCGAACTCGAGACGCTGAACTCCTTCCTGCGCGGTGAAATCTCCGCCGTGGAGACCTACCGGCTCGCCTCGAAGCACATCGAGACCGAGGTCGCTCGGACGGAGGTGGAGGCCTGCCTCCACGACCACGAGAAGCGCGTGGAGGCGCTCAAGGAGCGCATCGAGAAGCTGGGAGGTGAGCCCGCGAAGGGCTCCGGCCCGTGGGGCCTCTTCGCCAAGGCCGTCCAGGCCGGCGCGGACCTGCTGGGCGAAAAGCGCGCCATCGACGCGCTGGAGGAGGGCGAGGACCACGGCCTGAAGGACTACACGCGGGACGTGGACAAGCTCCACGGCGAGGCGCGCACCTTCGTGCGTCAGCAGCTCCTGCCGTCGCAGAAGCAGACGCACGCGCGGCTCAGCGCACTCAAGAAGAACCCCACCCTGCACTGA
- a CDS encoding MbnP family copper-binding protein, with amino-acid sequence MRSLLRSRLLLPLALVGALGCGEDEPQDPPMVTVEIPVAARVGSEPFACGRTYTNVGTTGTTYEPMDFRVYVHAVRLVTRGGEEVPVTLTEDGTWQHSGVVLLDFANKDGLCTQGTAGMNASIKGTVPQGDYTGLRFTLGVPEDMNHADPMTLGNPMEDPNLHWSWQGGFLFTRIEGRAQGQLEHVMHLGSTACAPPPAGQTQGTAGCANNNRPEFQLDGFDVTKNKVVMDLGTLFAGSNLDVNTPNTSAGCMSFPDDVDCAPLFERLGLAFGAQAANPAAQAFIRAE; translated from the coding sequence ATGCGCTCCCTGCTCCGCTCCCGCCTCCTCCTCCCGCTGGCCCTCGTGGGCGCGCTCGGCTGTGGGGAGGATGAACCCCAGGACCCTCCCATGGTGACGGTGGAGATTCCCGTCGCCGCCCGCGTGGGCAGCGAGCCGTTCGCGTGCGGCAGGACGTACACGAACGTCGGGACGACGGGGACGACCTACGAGCCCATGGACTTCCGCGTGTACGTGCACGCCGTGCGGCTGGTGACGCGCGGGGGCGAGGAGGTGCCTGTCACGCTGACCGAGGACGGCACGTGGCAGCACTCGGGCGTGGTGCTGCTGGACTTCGCGAACAAGGACGGCCTGTGCACGCAGGGCACCGCGGGCATGAACGCGTCCATCAAGGGCACCGTGCCGCAGGGTGACTACACGGGCCTGCGCTTCACGCTGGGCGTGCCGGAGGACATGAACCACGCCGACCCCATGACGCTCGGAAATCCCATGGAGGACCCGAACCTGCACTGGAGCTGGCAGGGCGGCTTCCTCTTCACGCGCATCGAGGGCCGGGCGCAGGGCCAGCTTGAGCACGTCATGCACCTGGGCAGCACGGCCTGCGCGCCGCCGCCCGCGGGCCAGACGCAGGGCACCGCCGGGTGCGCGAACAACAACCGTCCGGAGTTCCAACTGGACGGCTTCGACGTGACGAAGAACAAGGTGGTGATGGACCTGGGCACCCTCTTCGCGGGCTCCAACCTGGACGTGAACACCCCCAACACGTCCGCGGGCTGCATGTCGTTCCCCGACGACGTGGACTGCGCGCCACTCTTCGAGCGCCTGGGATTGGCCTTCGGTGCCCAGGCGGCGAACCCGGCCGCGCAGGCCTTCATCCGGGCCGAGTAG
- a CDS encoding DUF2378 family protein: protein MRDERVIFSSSVDSLYRKALAPSLTPELVDRLRARGMNLHAPLLAAYPFAVWVDCLEDTARTLHPDQPVEQGRRLLGRRMVEGYAQTLVGGAVLTLARVVGPMRSLERMQHNFRSGNNYTETRLTVLGPSQADLWFNEPQALEGFVDGVLEEGMLRVGMQKFTLHRTRHSPESATYHLEWSDRAS, encoded by the coding sequence ATGAGGGACGAGCGCGTCATCTTCAGCAGCAGCGTGGACAGCCTGTATCGCAAGGCACTGGCGCCCTCCCTGACGCCCGAGCTGGTGGACCGGCTGCGCGCCCGGGGGATGAACCTCCACGCCCCGCTGCTCGCCGCCTACCCGTTCGCCGTCTGGGTGGACTGCCTGGAGGACACGGCCCGCACGCTCCACCCGGATCAGCCGGTGGAGCAGGGCCGGCGCCTCCTGGGCCGGCGCATGGTGGAGGGCTACGCGCAGACGCTGGTGGGCGGCGCCGTCCTCACGCTGGCCCGCGTGGTGGGGCCCATGCGCTCGCTGGAGCGGATGCAGCACAACTTCCGCAGCGGCAACAACTACACGGAGACGCGCCTCACCGTGCTGGGCCCGTCCCAGGCGGACCTCTGGTTCAACGAGCCGCAGGCGCTGGAGGGCTTCGTGGACGGCGTGCTGGAAGAAGGGATGTTGCGCGTCGGCATGCAGAAGTTCACCCTGCACCGCACCCGTCACTCGCCCGAGTCCGCCACCTACCACCTGGAGTGGAGCGACCGCGCTTCCTGA
- the xdhB gene encoding xanthine dehydrogenase molybdopterin binding subunit: MSTPFEFRLNGQTVQVEDASPNTTLLDHLRARGLTGTKQGCAEGDCGACTVAMVDQDVNGQKTLRAFNSCIALLPMVAGRELVTVEGVGSRNAPHPVQQAMVKHYGSQCGFCTPGFVVSMVEAYCRKDAGSPEAIADQLCGNICRCTGYRPIRDAMMDALATRDAKGDGPGLPSVSLEGPPSPTPPLRYEARDGLFLRPTTWEDLLALRALHPEAMLVAGATELGVDITKKSRRYPFLISTEGVEALRAIRREEDGWYVGGAASLVDVEDALGHEVPELAKMLNVFASRQIRHRATLAGNLVTASPIGDTAPVLLALDARLVLASVRGERTVALPDFFLAYRKTALQPDEVVRFVVIPHAPGKDSGLTRHSDSFKVSKRRELDISIVAAGFCIETDSLGLVRTARLGYGGVAATPARAKQTEALLLGHPWNAEAVARVRATLEREFTPLTDLRGSADYRRGLVVSLLEKFASGARSPVLDGRPHFAPGAPAVTAEAGRELRHESALGHVTGSAQYVDDLAQRRPMLTVWPVLSPHAHARILRRDASAAQKVPGVVKVLLAEDIPGMNDTGPIRHDEPLLAKDEVLFHGQVVALVVGETPEACREGARHVAVDYEPLPAVLTLDEALKQQSFHTDPHVIRRGDVDSALASSPNRLAGELTMGGQEHFYLETHAAFAEVGEDGDVTVTSSTQHPSEVQAIISHVLHLPRSRVVVKAPRMGGGFGGKETQGNAPAALVALAAVHTGRPVKWMLDRDVDMVVTGKRHPFHAAWEVGFDATGRLLALKADLTSNGGWSLDLSESITDRALFHLDNGYYVPAVRYSGRVAKTHLVSNTAFRGFGGPQGMLVMEDILARIAAALGLAPEAVRQRNLYDGVGDTNTTHYGQELEDNRLPRLWNDLLESSDFAKRRAQVDAFNASSPRIKRGLAITPMKFGISFTATFLNQAGALVHVYRDGSVLLSHGGTEMGQGLHTKIQGVAMRELGLPADRVRVAQTATDKVPNTSATAASSGSDLNGAAVREACIQVRERLAPVAARMLVQLHGQAVSPDALVFEDGRIAAASRPDQGLPFESVVEEAYRDRVGLSVTGYYRTPGIGYDRSVGRGKPFLYFAYGAAVSEVEVDGDTGMKRVLRSDLLEDVGDSLNPGVDRGQVEGGFVQGLGWLTGEELKWDATGRLLTHSASTYAVPAFSDAPIDLRVTLMERAEQKGVIHGSKAVGEPPLMLALSVREALRDAVAAFGSPGGDVGLPSPATHEALFLAIQRRKARGAGLPVPDEAREVA, translated from the coding sequence ATGAGCACCCCCTTCGAGTTCCGGCTCAACGGACAGACCGTCCAGGTCGAAGACGCGTCGCCCAACACCACCCTGCTGGACCACCTGCGCGCGCGCGGCCTCACCGGCACGAAGCAGGGCTGCGCCGAGGGCGACTGCGGCGCGTGCACCGTGGCGATGGTGGACCAGGACGTGAACGGCCAGAAGACCCTGCGCGCGTTCAACAGCTGCATCGCGCTGCTCCCCATGGTGGCCGGCCGCGAGCTCGTCACCGTGGAGGGCGTGGGCAGCCGCAATGCGCCCCACCCCGTGCAGCAGGCGATGGTGAAGCACTACGGCTCGCAGTGCGGCTTCTGCACGCCGGGCTTCGTCGTCTCCATGGTGGAGGCCTACTGTCGCAAGGACGCGGGCTCGCCGGAGGCCATCGCGGATCAGCTCTGCGGCAACATCTGCCGCTGCACCGGCTACCGCCCCATCCGCGATGCGATGATGGACGCGCTCGCCACGCGCGACGCGAAGGGTGACGGCCCCGGCCTCCCCAGCGTCTCACTGGAGGGCCCGCCCTCCCCCACCCCGCCCCTGCGCTACGAGGCCCGCGACGGCCTGTTCCTGCGCCCCACCACCTGGGAGGACCTGCTCGCGCTGCGCGCCCTGCACCCGGAGGCGATGCTCGTGGCCGGCGCCACGGAGCTGGGCGTGGACATCACCAAGAAGTCCCGCCGCTATCCGTTCCTCATCTCCACCGAAGGCGTGGAGGCCCTGCGCGCCATCCGCCGCGAGGAGGACGGCTGGTACGTGGGCGGCGCCGCGTCGCTGGTGGACGTGGAGGACGCGCTGGGCCACGAGGTGCCGGAGCTGGCGAAGATGCTCAACGTCTTCGCCTCGCGGCAGATCCGCCACCGCGCCACGCTCGCGGGCAACCTGGTGACGGCGTCTCCCATTGGAGACACGGCGCCGGTGCTGCTGGCGCTGGACGCGCGGCTGGTGCTCGCGTCCGTGCGCGGCGAGCGGACGGTGGCGCTGCCGGACTTCTTCCTCGCGTACCGCAAGACGGCGCTCCAGCCGGACGAGGTGGTCCGCTTCGTCGTCATCCCCCACGCGCCGGGGAAGGACAGCGGGCTCACGCGCCACTCGGACAGCTTCAAGGTGTCCAAGCGCCGCGAGCTGGACATCAGCATCGTCGCCGCGGGCTTCTGCATCGAGACGGATTCGCTGGGGCTCGTGCGCACCGCGCGGCTGGGCTACGGCGGCGTCGCGGCCACCCCGGCGCGCGCGAAGCAGACGGAAGCCCTGCTCCTGGGCCACCCGTGGAACGCGGAGGCCGTGGCCCGCGTGCGCGCCACGCTGGAGCGCGAGTTCACGCCGCTCACCGACCTGCGCGGCAGCGCGGACTACCGGCGCGGGCTGGTGGTGTCGCTCCTGGAGAAGTTCGCGTCCGGCGCGCGCAGCCCCGTGCTGGACGGCCGCCCCCACTTCGCCCCGGGCGCTCCCGCGGTCACGGCGGAGGCGGGCCGCGAGCTGCGCCATGAGAGCGCGCTGGGCCACGTGACGGGCAGCGCGCAGTACGTGGACGACCTCGCGCAGCGCCGCCCCATGCTGACGGTGTGGCCGGTGCTGTCGCCGCACGCGCACGCACGCATCCTCCGCCGCGACGCCAGCGCCGCACAGAAGGTGCCCGGCGTGGTGAAGGTGCTGCTCGCGGAGGACATCCCGGGCATGAACGACACGGGCCCCATCCGCCACGACGAGCCGCTGCTCGCGAAGGACGAGGTCCTCTTCCACGGGCAGGTGGTGGCGCTCGTCGTGGGCGAGACGCCCGAGGCCTGCCGCGAGGGCGCCCGCCACGTGGCCGTGGACTACGAGCCCCTGCCCGCGGTGCTCACGCTGGACGAGGCCCTGAAGCAGCAGAGCTTCCATACCGACCCGCACGTCATCCGCCGGGGCGACGTGGACAGCGCGCTCGCGTCCAGCCCGAACCGGCTCGCGGGCGAACTCACCATGGGCGGCCAGGAGCACTTCTACCTGGAGACGCACGCGGCCTTCGCGGAGGTGGGCGAGGACGGCGACGTCACGGTGACGTCCTCCACGCAGCACCCGTCCGAGGTGCAGGCCATCATCTCCCACGTGCTGCACCTGCCCAGAAGCCGCGTGGTGGTGAAGGCCCCGCGCATGGGCGGCGGCTTCGGTGGCAAGGAGACGCAGGGCAACGCGCCCGCCGCGCTGGTGGCGCTGGCGGCGGTGCACACGGGCCGGCCGGTGAAGTGGATGCTGGACCGGGACGTGGACATGGTCGTCACCGGCAAGCGCCACCCGTTCCACGCGGCCTGGGAGGTGGGCTTCGACGCGACGGGCCGGCTGCTCGCGCTCAAGGCGGACCTCACGTCCAACGGCGGCTGGTCCCTGGACCTCTCCGAGTCCATCACCGACCGCGCCCTCTTCCACCTGGACAACGGCTACTACGTGCCGGCGGTGCGCTACTCCGGCCGCGTGGCGAAGACGCACCTGGTCTCCAACACCGCCTTCCGCGGCTTCGGCGGACCGCAGGGCATGCTGGTGATGGAGGACATCCTGGCCCGCATCGCGGCCGCGCTGGGCCTGGCGCCGGAGGCCGTGCGCCAGCGCAACCTCTACGACGGCGTGGGCGACACCAACACCACGCACTACGGCCAGGAGCTGGAGGACAACCGGCTGCCCAGGCTGTGGAATGACCTGCTGGAGTCGTCCGACTTCGCGAAGCGCCGCGCGCAGGTGGACGCCTTCAACGCGTCCAGCCCCCGCATCAAGCGCGGCCTCGCCATCACGCCCATGAAGTTCGGCATCTCCTTCACCGCCACCTTCCTCAACCAGGCGGGCGCGCTGGTGCACGTGTACCGCGACGGCTCCGTGCTGCTGTCGCACGGCGGCACGGAGATGGGCCAGGGCCTGCACACCAAGATTCAAGGCGTGGCCATGCGCGAGCTGGGCCTGCCGGCGGACAGGGTACGCGTGGCGCAGACGGCCACGGACAAGGTGCCCAACACGTCCGCGACGGCGGCCTCCAGCGGGTCGGACCTCAACGGCGCGGCGGTGCGCGAGGCCTGCATCCAGGTGCGCGAGCGGCTGGCCCCGGTGGCCGCGCGCATGCTGGTGCAGCTGCACGGCCAGGCGGTGTCTCCGGACGCGCTGGTGTTCGAGGACGGCCGCATCGCGGCGGCGTCGCGGCCGGACCAGGGGCTGCCCTTCGAGTCCGTGGTGGAGGAGGCCTACCGCGACCGCGTGGGCCTGTCCGTCACCGGCTACTACCGCACGCCGGGCATCGGCTACGACCGGAGCGTGGGGCGGGGCAAGCCGTTCCTCTACTTCGCCTACGGCGCGGCCGTGAGCGAGGTGGAGGTGGACGGCGACACGGGCATGAAGCGCGTGCTGCGCTCGGACCTGCTGGAGGACGTGGGCGACTCGCTCAACCCCGGCGTGGACCGGGGCCAGGTGGAGGGCGGCTTCGTGCAGGGCCTGGGCTGGCTCACCGGCGAGGAGCTGAAGTGGGACGCGACGGGGCGGCTGCTCACGCACTCCGCCAGCACCTACGCGGTGCCCGCGTTCAGCGACGCGCCCATCGACCTGCGCGTGACGCTCATGGAGCGCGCGGAGCAGAAGGGCGTCATCCACGGCAGCAAGGCCGTGGGCGAGCCGCCGCTGATGCTGGCCCTGTCCGTGCGCGAGGCGCTGCGCGACGCGGTGGCCGCCTTCGGAAGCCCGGGCGGCGACGTGGGGCTGCCCTCGCCCGCCACGCACGAGGCCCTGTTCCTCGCCATCCAGCGGCGCAAGGCGCGGGGCGCCGGGCTTCCAGTTCCGGACGAAGCGCGCGAAGTGGCGTGA